The Couchioplanes caeruleus sequence CGCCCTCGGCGCCACAGTGGCGCTGCTGGCGCCGGCCGGCTGCTCGAACGAGCAACCCGACCCGGCGCCGCTCCCTCCCGTCCGGATCGCCGAACAACCGGCGGCATCGGCGGGCGGGGCCTGCATCCTCTGGGACTATCCCTTCATCGAGAAGACGATCGGCGTCGCCTTCTCCGTCGCGGCCTCCGACCAGGTCGACGAGACCTCGACCTGCGTGGTCCAGACAACGTCGGCGCAAGGGCCGTACCTGGCGCTCTCCGTGGTGGAAAGCACCAAGGCGGACGCGGACCTCTTCCTCGACGAGATGATGCCCGCCAAGTCGACGAAGGTGAAGGGACTCGGCAAGGCGGGCTACCGCCTGGTGGCGAAGGCGTCCGGGGGTCACGGGCCCACGATCGAGATCAGCTGGCTGAGCGAGGCGGAACAGCTCCAGACGCTGCGCTACACGTTCGCAAAGGGAGCCTCGGCCAAGGACGTCGAGCGGATGCAGACCAAGCTGTTGTCGCTGGCCAAGGCGATCAACACCACCAACGGCTGACCGCACACCGATGGGCATACCGGACGCGCGGCATTCCCTGCCCGAGCGCGGCAGGCTCTGCGTGACCGCGGTCCGCCCGCGTCGACTCCTCCCACCCGGGCCCGCGTAGGCGGCCTGCTGGCCGCGGCACGCTCTGCTGGATGCGGCACGTCCTGCTGGATGCAGGCGCTCCGCCTGGGCTTGGTCCGCGCAACCTGAGCCCGGCGAGCTATGCGCGGCTCAGTGGGCGTCGACGAACACCCGGGAAGCGACCTCGCGCGGCAGTCGGATCTTGTCACCCGACCGGTCGATCGTGACACCGTCACGCTCCTGCGCCACCGTCACGGTCGCGCCCGGGTCGATGCCCGCGGCGTGCAACTGGCGCAGTACGCCGGCGTTCGTCTGGACGCTCTCGCAGATCCGGCGCACCACCACACTGCCACTGAGCCCCGGGAAGGCGAGGTTGCGCTCGACCGCGTTCACTGCCGTGGCGCTGCTGCTCAGCATGTCCTCCGACGGGGGACCGAGAACCTCGAGGCCCGGGATCGGATTGCCGTACGGCGAGCGGGTCGGCCGGTTGAGCAGCTCGTAGACCTTCTTCTCCACGGCGTCGCTCATCACGTGCTCCCAGCGGCAGGCCTCCTCGTGGGCCTCCTCGTAGGGCATGCCGATGACGTTGACGAGTAGCAGCTCGGCGAGGCGGTGCTTGCGCATGACCGCAACCGCGGCGACGCGACCCTGCTCGGTCAGAAGCAGATGGCGGTCGTTCTCGACGGTGAGCAGACCGTCGCGCTCCATCCGCGCAACCGTCTGGCTGACCGTGGGACCGCTCTGATGCAGCCGTTCCGCGATGCGTGCGCGCAGCGGCGGCACGCCCTCTTCCTCCAGCTCGAGGATTGTGCGCAGGTACATCTCGGTGGTGTCGACGAGATCATTCACAGTGCGGCCCTCCCAGCAGCGATATTACCTCGCAGCCGGGGGTTGACTTCGCGCCGACGAGGTGCGTGTGGAGACCTTACCGGACGGCGCTGGAAGATGTCTGGACCGGACAAAACGCCTCGACCGCGGTCAACCCCTTCATCCCGCCGTCATCCCTCCTCGGTTCTCTCCCACCTTCACCGCTCGTCCTCCCACCTTCACCGCTCGGGGTCGCGCCGACAAGCACCCACAAACCCTGAAGGCTCACGTTATCCACAGCCCTCGGCCGGCGGTCCGAATCTGTCGGCCCGGCGTGGCAGAGTGACGGCATGGCGGATGGGACGACGGCAGTGATCTGGGACGAGGCGCTGCTCGCATACGACATGGGTGATCACCCGCTCAATCCGGTGCGGGTCGAGCTCACCATCGCACTCGCCCGCGAGCTGGGAGTCCTCGACCGGCCCGGGGTCCGGATGATCGTGCCCACACCGGCCGGCGACGACGCCCTGACGCGCGTGCATCGCGCCGACTATCTGGATGCGGTGCGGGCGGCGCCGATCGACCCCTTCTTCCAGGGCTGGGGCCTCAATACGCCGGACAACCCCGTCTTCGACGGCATGCACGAGGCATCCGCCCGCATCTGCGGTGCCACGATCGCCGCGGCCGAGGCCGTCTGGTCCGGCGAGGCGACGCGCGCCGTCAACGTCTCCGGTGGGCTCCATCACGCGATGGCCTCGCGTGCCGCGGGGTTCTGCGTGTACAACGATCCCGCGGTCGCGATCGCGCGCCTGCTCGACCTCGGCGCCCGGCGCATCGCCTACATCGACATCGACGTCCATCACGGCGACGGCGTCCAGGCGGCCTTCTACGACGATCCCCGCGTCCTGACCGTGAGTCTGCACGAGTCGCCGCTGGCGCTTTTCCCCGGCACGGGTTTCCCCGACGAGACCGGAGGACCGGGAGCCGAGGGCACGGCGGTCAACGTGGCCCTCCCGCCAGGCACAGGCGACGCGGGCTGGCTGCGTGCCTTCCACGCGATCGTGCCGTCGGTCGTGCGCGCGTTCGAGCCGCAGGTCCTGTTCACCCAGTGCGGTGCGGACGCCCACCGGCTGGACCCGCTCGCCGACCTGCGCTTGTCGGTGGACGGTCAGCGGGCCGCCTACATCGCCCTGCGCGGCCTGGCCGACGAGGTCAGCGACGGCCGGTGGATCGCCACCGGCGGGGGCGGATACGCACTGGTCGAGGTCGTGCCCCGGGCCTGGGCGCACCTCCTCGCGGTGGCGACCGGCGCACCGCTGGATCCCGACACGGCAACCCCGCCACTCTGGCGCAAGCTCGCGGCCGAACGCTGCCCCGGCGGCACGGTTCCGGCGACCCTGACGGATGGCGACCCCCCGCCCGTCGAGCGCTGGGAACCGGGCACCGCGACGGATCCGGTGGACAAGGCCATCATGGCGACCCGGTCGGCCGTCTTCCCGCTGCACGGACTGGACCCTCATGACCCCCGAGACTGACCGACCCCGCAACCTCGACCGGGTTCGCCTCGCGGCTCTCAGGCCCGGGCCGCGTTGCGGCTTCGAGGCCCGCGCTGCGTCGCGGCATTCAGGTCCGCGCTGCGTTGTGACCTTAAGCCGCGCTGCGTTGCGACCTCGGACCCGCCTCGCGTCGAGCGGGTGGCCTGGCGGCGGCTGCGCTAGTCCAGCGGCGAGGCTGTCCGGGTCCGCACAGCAGCGCGGCTGTCGGTCCTGCAGCACGGCTTCGGCGCGCTCGGTGCTCGAGACCGTCCGCTGCGGACGGGGATCCAGATTCTCCGTCGGCACTGCGCCGGGCGGGGTACCAGTGATGGACACGTAAGAAGAGAAAGCGAACTTCGCTGGGAACAAACACTTAAGACCCGCGACGGGACCGCATCCGAGACGGAGACTGGGGAGGTGAAGCCGGTGACCAGAGAGTCCGTGACCAGGAAGGCCGACGTGCTGCTCTCTGACGGCAGCGCCGTGCATCTGCGTCCGATCCGCCCGGACGATGCACCCGCCATCGTGGAGTTCCACTCCCGGATGAGCGACCGCACCCGCTACCTGCGGTATTTCTCGCCCTATCCGCGCATCCCGCAACGCGACCTCGACCGTTTCGTCAATGTCGACCACCGTGACCGCGAGGCGTTCGTCATCGTGTCCGGTTCGCGGATCATGGCCGTGGGCCGCTATGAGCGCCTCGGCCCCGATTCGCCCGAGGCGGAGGTGGCCTTCGTCGTCGAGGACGCGCACCAGGGCCGGGGTATCGGCCCGGTGCTGCTCGAGCATCTCGCCGATGCCGCGCAGGAGAACGGGATCTCACGTTTCGTCGCCGAGGTGCTGCCGGAGAACGGCAGCATGCTGCGGGTCTTCAGCGACTTCGGCTACCAGGTCCAGCGCCAGTATGCCGACGGCGTGGTGCACCTGAGCTTCCCGATCGCACCGACCGAGAAGTCGCGCGAGGTGCAGGAGAGCCGCGAGCAGCGTACGGAGGCGCGGTCCATCGCGCGCCTGCTGCACCCGCGCGGCGTCGCCGTGTACGGGGCGAGCGCAAGCGGTCAGGGCATCGGCGCGGCCCT is a genomic window containing:
- a CDS encoding metal-dependent transcriptional regulator produces the protein MNDLVDTTEMYLRTILELEEEGVPPLRARIAERLHQSGPTVSQTVARMERDGLLTVENDRHLLLTEQGRVAAVAVMRKHRLAELLLVNVIGMPYEEAHEEACRWEHVMSDAVEKKVYELLNRPTRSPYGNPIPGLEVLGPPSEDMLSSSATAVNAVERNLAFPGLSGSVVVRRICESVQTNAGVLRQLHAAGIDPGATVTVAQERDGVTIDRSGDKIRLPREVASRVFVDAH
- a CDS encoding acetoin utilization protein AcuC: MADGTTAVIWDEALLAYDMGDHPLNPVRVELTIALARELGVLDRPGVRMIVPTPAGDDALTRVHRADYLDAVRAAPIDPFFQGWGLNTPDNPVFDGMHEASARICGATIAAAEAVWSGEATRAVNVSGGLHHAMASRAAGFCVYNDPAVAIARLLDLGARRIAYIDIDVHHGDGVQAAFYDDPRVLTVSLHESPLALFPGTGFPDETGGPGAEGTAVNVALPPGTGDAGWLRAFHAIVPSVVRAFEPQVLFTQCGADAHRLDPLADLRLSVDGQRAAYIALRGLADEVSDGRWIATGGGGYALVEVVPRAWAHLLAVATGAPLDPDTATPPLWRKLAAERCPGGTVPATLTDGDPPPVERWEPGTATDPVDKAIMATRSAVFPLHGLDPHDPRD